Proteins from a single region of Vanessa tameamea isolate UH-Manoa-2023 chromosome 23, ilVanTame1 primary haplotype, whole genome shotgun sequence:
- the LOC113401928 gene encoding uncharacterized protein LOC113401928 has protein sequence MFKMTVLLQALVICMTCISLQFIGTVNTLKSLQIHVPKAVLTGRDAALMCTYELEGAQLYSIRWYRNMIEFYRYVPKESPATKVFPVAEIKVDVAASDQNRVVLTEVDRTLTGEYQCEVSADAPLFHTDIKSAEMVVVEPPLLSPNVTSDRMTYIGGDHIRANCTSPPSLPAANITWYVNEQMVPSFTANHVLNFSNGYASSLSTLELEAAVLSPVPTLMIRCEASIFDVWKATSHTIVLRERNTNPASALGRSFTGAASKTCLPTILVILIYFFLKFLVESYTETSIR, from the exons GTACAGTCAACACGCTCAAGTCTCTTCAGATTCACGTACCAAAAGCTGTTCTCACTGGTCGGGATGCCGCACTAATGTGTACTTACGAGTTGGAAGGCGCTCAACTTTACTCAATACGTTGGTACAGAAATATGATCGAATTCTACCGATACGTACCAAAGGAATCGCCAGCCACTAAAGTCTTTCCCGTTGCAGAAATCAAAGTCGAC GTTGCAGCATCCGATCAGAATAGAGTAGTTCTAACAGAAGTAGACCGCACACTAACTGGGGAATATCAATGTGAAGTGTCAGCCGATGCACCATTATTCCATACGGATATCAAGTCTGCGGAAATGGTGGTAGTcg AACCACCCTTGTTGAGCCCGAATGTTACATCAGATAGGATGACGTACATAGGTGGTGACCATATTCGGGCGAATTGTACGTCACCACCTTCATTACCAGCGGCGAATATCACGTGGTACGTCAATGAACAAATG GTCCCTAGCTTTACAGCGAATCACGTTTTGAACTTCAGCAATGGCTACGCCTCGAGCCTGTCCACTTTAGAATTAGAAGCAGCAGTCTTATCTCCAGTACCCACGCTTATGATACG ATGTGAAGCGTCTATATTCGACGTTTGGAAAGCAACAAGCCACACAATAGTTCTCCGTGAACGAAATACGAATCCAGCTTCCGCTTTAGGCCGGAGTTTTACAG GAGCTGCATCAAAAACGTGTTTGCCGACAattcttgttattttaatatatttctttttaaaatttctagtAGAAAGTTACACCGAGACATCAATAAGATAg